In Clarias gariepinus isolate MV-2021 ecotype Netherlands chromosome 9, CGAR_prim_01v2, whole genome shotgun sequence, a single window of DNA contains:
- the cbwd gene encoding zinc-regulated GTPase metalloprotein activator 1 yields MDEEDDCPELVPIEEKRRETPAAQIPVTIITGYLGAGKTTLLNYILTEQHNKRIAVILNEFGEGNALEKSLAVSQAGELYEEWLELRNGCLCCSVKDNGLKAIENLMEKKGKFDYILLETTGLADPGAVASMFWVDAELGSDLYLDGIITVIDAKFGMQHLIEEKSEGLINEAVRQIALADLTIINKTDLVKEAELSQLRDTVRSINGLVRILETQRSRVDLSQVLDLHSFDTKDSVRLVEKLKLMKTTHAHLDKDILTVTFEVPGTVSEDHLNEFIQDLLWEKTFKNKAGLPMNVIRLKGILSLHGKQKKAMLQGVHELYELDETPEDWTDGEPRINRLVFIGRHLDGDLLKKEFLSLISTGEDL; encoded by the exons ATGGATGAGGAGGATGATTGTCCAGAGCTGGTACCTATtgaggagaagagaagagagacacCTGCAGCTCAGATCCCTGTCACCATTATCACCGGTTATTTGG GTGCTGGGAAGACAACACTCTTGAATTACATCCTGACTGAGCAGCATAACAAAAGAATAGCAGTCATACTGAATGAGTTTGGTGAaggcaa TGCTCTGGAGAAGTCCCTGGCAGTGAGTCAGGCAGGAGAGCTGTATGAAGAGTGGCTGGAACTCAGGAATGGCTGCCTATGCTGTTCTGTGAA GGATAATGGCCTGAAAGCGATTGAAAATCTgatggaaaagaaaggaaagttTGACTACATTCTTCTTGAGACGACTGGTCTGGCTGATCCAG GGGCGGTTGCCTCAATGTTCTGGGTTGATGCTGAACTAGGAAGTGATCTTTACCTGGATG GTATTATTACAGTTATTGATGCGAAATTTGGAATGCAG caTCTAATTGAAGAGAAGTCAGAAGGCTTGATTAATGAAGCTGTAAG gcAGATAGCCCTTGCCGATTTAACGATTATCAATAAAACGGATCTGGTTAAAGAGGCTGAGCTCAGTCAGCTTCGAGACACAGTCAG GTCTATTAACGGACTCGTCAGGATCCTAGAAACACAAAGGTCCAG GGTGGACTTGTCTCAGGTGTTGGATCTGCATTCTTTTGATACCAAAGATAGTGTGAG gctggtggaGAAACTAAAGCTAATGAAAACCACACATGCACATCTAGACAAG GATATATTAACCGTTACATTTGAAGTACCGGGAACTGTCTCTGAGGACCATTTAAATGAGTTTATTCAg gACCTTTTATGGGAAAAGACATTTAAGAACAAAGCAGGACTGCCCATGAATGTCATTCGCTTAAAG GGCATCTTGTCACTGCATGGTAAGCAGAAGAAGGCAATGCTGCAGGGTGTTCATGAGCTTTACGAGCTGGATGAAACACCTGAGGACTGGACAGATGGCGAACCCAGGATCAATAGATTGGTCTTTAtcg GTCGCCATCTGGATGGAGACCTGTTAAAGAAGGAGTTTCTTTCTTTAATCTCCACTGGAGAGGACTTATAG